TACCGCCGGCGATGCTGACAATATGGCCGATCATCATCGTCGGCGCGCTGGGCTGGGCGGTCGCGACCGCCGTCGCATTCCTGGTCCCCAGCCTCGAAAGTTGGCGCCCTATCACCATCGCCGGCCTGGGCGTTTCAGCGCTCGGCACCAGCATCTTCGTGCTGCAGTTGGCCGCCGCCCGACGCGGCGCGCGCGGTGCGCAATCCGGGCTCGAAAGATATCTCGAACAAAAACAGGAGGACTGATGGCCACCCCTACCGCGCTCTTACAAGCACAAGTCGACATCGACGCGCCGCCGGCGAAGGTGTGGGCGCTGATCTCCGACCTGCGGCGAATGCCGCAGTGGAGCCCGCAGTGCCGGTGGATGCGACAGTTCGGCCCGCTGCGCGCGGGCACCCGCACCCTGAACTTCAATCGGCGCAACAAGCTGTTTTGGCCGACCACCAGCACAATTGTGGAAGTCGTCCCGGAGCAAAAGCTGGCTTTCCGGGTCGACACCAACCGGACGATTTGGACCTACGAACTCGAGCCACACGGCGAGGGCACCCGGCTGACGGAGAGCCGGCACGCCGAAAACGGCGTCACCGCATTTTCCAGCATGTCTGTCAACGCGCTGATGGGTGGGACTAGCAGCTTTGAACGCGAGCTGGTCGAAGGTATGCAGACGTCGCTCGCCAAGATCAAGGCGGCCGCCGAGAAGGGTTAGTCGGTGGGCGGTTCCTCGGCGGCCTGCACCTCAATGACCGGCGCCTCGGCGGCGCGTTCCACGCTCGTGTGCTCTGTGGCCGGTTCCGCAGTCACCGATTCGTCCGCGACCGGCTCGTCCGTCAGGGGCACGTCCGCGACCGGCTGGTTCGTCACAGGCTCGTCCGCGACCGGCTCGTTCACCACGGGCTCCTCGGTCACCGGGTCGTCCGCAATCGGCGTGGCCACGGTCTCTTCGGCCGCCGGCTCGGCAACCACAGCCGCCTGAACGACCTCCAGCACACCGTCGTCGTACGGCTCGTACATCGGCGAGCCAGTCCCCGGCGGGGCGGGGGTGTCCGAGTGCGCGCCACACCCGTACAGCTTGTCCACCACGTGGCCGTCGGCGGAGAGTTCGTTGCCGCACACCCCGAACATCCTGCCCAGCGACCCCGCCAGCGGCAGGAAAAAGCCGCAGTCGCGGCAGACCCGTTTGGTCGACCGCGACATCGCCGAATCCGGCCCGTAGTCACCCTCATGCCAGCGCTCGGCGGCATCCGCGCGACCCCAGGCGCTCATCACCCAACGGCGACCCAACCCCAGCTCGTAGGCGACATCGTCAACCTCTGAGTCACCGCTCGCGCGATAGCCCGGCACCAGCCGCGGGTCGTCCTTGACCGGTGCCAGCAGATCCCCGGGCCCCAGGTCGCCCGGCCGCACCCGCTGCTCCCACGGCACCCACTCGGGCGCCAGCAGCGCCGTGGGCCCTGGAATCAGCACTACCTCGCTGATGGTGGCGTGATCCGCGCCAACGTAGGAGGCCACGACGACGGCCCATTGCCAACCCACGTAACCCGGCAGGTGCGCCAGGAAACGGTGGGTGGCGGCGTTCGGGTCTTCGTAGCTGACGCCCAAGTAGTCGCCGACGGTCTCTGGGCCACTGAACTCCGCGACGGCGGCCCTGGCCAGCTCGGCCGCACCCGTGAGCACCCCCGCGATCTCGTCGGGCCAAGCCGTCGCCGTTACGGCGCCAGCCGGCTGGGGGGACTCCTCGATGGGTCCGGTCACGCTTTCACCTCTCTGCATTGCCTCACCAATACTGCCGGAAGACACGTCGGCCGAGCCACACCGGTTTCCTCCACCAGCAGTCGACATAAGACAGAATTGAACCGTGTCTGGACCGAGGCGTGATCAACCGGGCCGTACGGCCCCACCCCCGGGCCGCCGGACCCGAGACGAAGGATCCTTTCAGGAACATCCCGGGATGGCCAATTACCCGGCGGGCGACGCCGACCACCGGCGGTCCCGCCGGCCACCACCCATGCCCAGCTCCAACAGGTACCTGCCGCCGCTGGGCCAGGAACCACCGCCCCGTCGCGACAACGCGCCCCCGCCACGCAACTTCACCAACGGGGAGCGCATCACCGTCACCCGTGCCGCGGCGATGCGTAGCCGTGAAATGGGTTCGCGGATGTACTGGATGGTGCAGCGGGCCGCCACCGCAGACGGTGCCGACAAGTCCGGGCTCACAGCGCTGACCTGGCCGGTGATGGCGAATTTCGCCGTTGACTCCGCGATGGCAGTCGCCCTGGCCAACACGTTGTTCTTCGCGGCGGCAAGCGGGGAGAGCAAGTCCAAAGTGGCCCTGTACCTGCTGATCACTATCGCGCCGTTCGCCGTGATCGCCCCGCTGATTGGACCGGCGTTGGACAAGTTGCAGCACGGCCGCCGCGTCGCGCTGGCTATGTCCTTCGCGCTGCGCACCGCGCTGGCCTTGGTGCTGATCATCAATTACGACGGCGCAACCGGCAGCTTCCCGTCCTGGGTGCTCTACCCCTGCGCGCTGGCCATGATGGTGTTCTCCAAATCCTTCAGCGTGCTGCGCAGCGCGGTGACGCCTCGGGTAATGCCGCCCAGCATCGACCTGGTGCGGGTCAATTCCCGGTTGACCGTGTTCGGCCTGCTCGGTGGCACCATCGCCGGCGGCGCGGTGGCGGCCGGCGTGGAGTTCGCCTGCACGCACCTGTTCAAGCTGCCCGGGGCGTTGTTCGTCGTCGTCGGCATCACGATTGCCGGGGCGCTGTTGTCCATGCGTATCCCGAGTTGGGTCGAAGTGACCGCCGGTGA
The nucleotide sequence above comes from Mycobacterium vicinigordonae. Encoded proteins:
- a CDS encoding DUF2530 domain-containing protein codes for the protein MSTEPQPPPLPPAMLTIWPIIIVGALGWAVATAVAFLVPSLESWRPITIAGLGVSALGTSIFVLQLAAARRGARGAQSGLERYLEQKQED
- a CDS encoding SRPBCC family protein, with the translated sequence MATPTALLQAQVDIDAPPAKVWALISDLRRMPQWSPQCRWMRQFGPLRAGTRTLNFNRRNKLFWPTTSTIVEVVPEQKLAFRVDTNRTIWTYELEPHGEGTRLTESRHAENGVTAFSSMSVNALMGGTSSFERELVEGMQTSLAKIKAAAEKG
- a CDS encoding MFS transporter, whose protein sequence is MANYPAGDADHRRSRRPPPMPSSNRYLPPLGQEPPPRRDNAPPPRNFTNGERITVTRAAAMRSREMGSRMYWMVQRAATADGADKSGLTALTWPVMANFAVDSAMAVALANTLFFAAASGESKSKVALYLLITIAPFAVIAPLIGPALDKLQHGRRVALAMSFALRTALALVLIINYDGATGSFPSWVLYPCALAMMVFSKSFSVLRSAVTPRVMPPSIDLVRVNSRLTVFGLLGGTIAGGAVAAGVEFACTHLFKLPGALFVVVGITIAGALLSMRIPSWVEVTAGEVPATLSYHRDTDTVRRSWHTELKPAKDKPRQPLGRNIITSLWGNCTIKVMVGFLFLYPAFVAKAHDADGWVQLAMLGMIGAAAAVGNFAGNFASARLKLGRPAVLVVRCTLVVTAFALAAAVAGHLIMVAVATLVTSGSSAIAKASLDASLQHDLPEESRASGFGRSESTLQLAWVLGGALGVLVYTDLWVGFTAVSALLILGLAQTVVSFQGRSLIPGLGGNRPIMVEQEGWRRSAPSTRAMPQ